CACTTTTAGGGATCGTttgagaacaacttatttagctgaaattaaaattttttttgctaaaaaaactaaagttaaagctaaaagttaattgaaatagtacaataggacatataaatagtatcaaaaagtgaaaTGGgaccatgaatagtaacaaaaacaagttgaatagtaaaataatctGCCAAATATAATCTATCCAAACGCAACCTTAATAAATCAATGTGACGCTTTAACAACCCAAAATTACCTTTTGCCAAATTATAGATTGGATTTAGTTGACCGCATGCAAGTCCTTTTTAAAAGGAATTTGTTTTGGTCCAATCactatttttggttaaataaatTCCTTAAAGCGCATTTTAACCCTTTTATTCACAAATCaactgttttaaaaaataaaaaaaataaaaattatgtaattttgaAGAAGTAGAGCTTTAGTATTTTATAATGATATTAGTGCCTAAATAGAAATTCAAAGAACACCTCTTCTTAAGCAAAgcgaaaagaaaaagaaaaagaaaaaaatacaccATTATTTGAGTCTCCGTTCAAGAGGTAAAAACTTGTGCTTGTGCTGGCACTAAGGCTTAACCTTTTATTATTTGTATTCTAGTAATCTTAAAATTTGATGCGTCtgtttcaacaaaatataacaataaCTATAGCCCTGAATATAATATACAATTCTATATCAGTAATTCTCTCCACGAGCTGATGAATTCATATGTACATGCTTGTGCAAGGTGTATTCTTGCCTAGTATTTTTTCTTCATCCTCTGCAGTTTTATAATTGGTTTGGACCATCATGTGATTATTTTCTATCTTGTTAACAGGCATGAGTCAGAATTGATCCAACACAttgtgaaaaagatgattttataATTGGTTTGGACCATCATGTAAATGTCTTCTATCATCTTTGCAGGCATGAGGCAGAATTTATCCAAGACATTGTGAATGAGATAATGGAGAAATTGAGTTCAAAATCCTCAAGCTCATTTGCCAGTGTGCAGAAACGTGGGTTCAGTTTGGTATATGAGCAAGACAAGGAAGAGTTAAACCAAGCAATTGCACAAAGCAGTAGCCGTGTCATTACTTATGAAGGTTGGGATGGTGTCCATCATGGATTTGACAATTCAACAAGTAGCTGTGATGACTATAGCGATATTGAACCTGAGGAAAGTGATCTCTTTTCATACAATGGTAATGACTTGCTCCAATATCTTTCCTATTATAAGTCTAACcctgttttattttattttacttgttgTACAGCTCATTAGTATAGtccagccttttttttttttttagctaaccACAAGCAATCCCAATCACCCTATATTTTCTAGGCCTCTACATCATCATCACTTTCAGGAAGCTTAATAACTAGTATAGAACCTTAGGCAAGTTAAGAATATGATCTAATAGGAAATACATTCTAAAGCTTTACTCATTACACTGCTCCAAGGACCAAGAATTTTGGTAATGTAAATGGTTCAATCCTAATTTGGCATGTAACTATCAGAGTATCATGCCATTTTGCCTATTCATTTTCTGCAGGCAAACGCAAGACAATTTTTCCTGATAACttcttgaaacttgaaaacTAAGGACTAAATAGTATTTCCTTCCCTACCATGTGTATACTTGATAATCAATGGTGTCATGCTCTATAAAATAGATAACAAGAAACTCCAATGACACTAGTTTGTAATGagtgaattattattattattatagtacCTTACTAACTCAGATGTTGACAAATATGGAATTGGTGGTGATGATGTATATGCAGctggtgatggtgatgatgatgatgatgatgatgatggtgatgtaTATGtagatgacgatgatgatgatgatgcttcaTATGCAGATGATGATGATCCATATgcaaatgataatgatgatgatgatgatgatgatccatatgcagatgatgatgatggtgatgtgtatgaatatgatgatgatgacgatgcTTCATatgcagatgatgatgatgatgatgatgatgatgatgtatttgtagatgatgatgatgatgatgcataTGCAGATGATGATGTATATGTAGATGATGATGCATATgcagaagatgatgatgatgatgattattgACATGACTACAGAAGATGACCCTCATGTCCTGTTTATACTTTGACTAGCTATTTTTCATAGGATGAATATCAATTGAGGCTTTGACAACTAGATGTGCACATGTAATTCAATGAGCTTGACCAtgttttaaatttgtatttggttCAATTACAATGATTTGGGAAGTTGTTCAAGTGGCATATCTAATCATcttgtttcaaaatgaaaatggagtttaaaatttaaaggggATCTAGCTCTTGACAGATAAGGAGTTACATGGtttttgtaataatatttttttgttggatgaATTTCAAGTGGGCTAGTGCTATTGGATGGCCTACGAGCAATACTTTCAGATAACTTTGTCACATTTCTACCTTCTATGTGTTTTTGTGATAATGTTTATGAAACAATATATTCCTTGCAATTCAAAAGGAGAAAGTTTCAAACAAGTTCAGTTGTAaagtaatattctttttagatTATAAAAGAGCCCTATATATTCAAGAGGAAATGTCTTGCTAGAGAGTGGAAGGGACTCCCACCAAAGTTATTCCACAGAAAACGATCTCAAACTCTCCTTCGACCCTGACTCTGACCCTGAACTTGACCCACCTGACATCGACGAATCTTCTGGATTTGGAATGGGGATGAGACTTGAGAGATAGAGACAAAGCCAAAGGTGGCGGGGTTAAGTTTAGAGTTAGGAATTAGgattagattttttctttttttttaataggttttCGAATCTCCCAATCTATGTATACTATCGTGGGTCGGATTCGGATatgcaattctttttttttttttccatctctctCGGCTCAGTTTCTTTGGATTTGGGCTATATTTCAATAATGGGCTCTGTTCCTTTATTTAGTTAcgactctctttttctctttttaaatttgggaTTTAGGAGGTACAAAATTTTGGTATGGTGCAACAAAATATTAGCTTACTTCTTGGCCTGTCACATAGTGATTCATCAATAATGGGCCTTAAGAAGTGTTTAGTTTATAGAATTTTTAGGGGgagttcaaaaaaattttttttttttcctagaatCAAATTTCAAAGATTCTTGATCGAGAAATCAAGGTAACAATTTTGATTGCATCAAGGACAAAAATTGGGtaaagaaaagtgcaatcttttcattaataaatgtaataaaaatttaaggaGACGTTTTcctatttattaattaattaaaattagtgTCATTTACAAATAATAAGTATATTTATTAGAGAATGCCACGATTACAAGTCAGTATGGGAAATAGAGTGACAAGCTTGGTGTAGGAGTAGTGTATAGAGCAAGTTGGTCGATACTGTACCGGCTGGTATGTATAGTACCGGTACATATACCAGTATCGAAATGCCAAcggttcgtaccagtttaaatAGCAGCCATGTATCGGCCGATTTCGGACAATATCAGCTAGTACTAAGTGTACCGGccagtacaaaaaaaaaaaagctttatttatttatttatttttgttttgtaattttttaatttttgtaagaaCAAAGTGGTAACTTACTTACataacttattaatattatttgtctttttagtatgcaatgaacaattaagctttctatttttatattgtgttttttttcccttttaattgatgctaaagtttaaattatgaataatttgttctgaattgaggtaatgttttttggtaaacttttattttattataatacacacacacacacacacacacacacacacatatatatatatatatttataaatataaaaaataacggTAAAATTGAAACGATACACCAGTATTGACCGATACTGAAATATATTGTTCCACTAGTCAAACCGGTACAATCTCTGGTACGAAATTAACTCCCTTGGTatagagtgtttttttttcctttgatgggTTCTAGTCCTTATCAGATATGATTTATATGGTTTCAATTATTatgattttcataaaatatattaaagctCAATTGAGCTTactattttcacaaaatataataaagttcAATTGAGCTTACTGCTGTCATATCACCTACAAGATGTACTATTAGGTACCTTTCTCACATTTCTCTCATGTAGTGTATTTGAGTTAATCTCAATGAGAGCATGAGTTGTGAATTTCGGAGAAGTTTATATGGTTTCCTTACTCTTTAGAAGATTCTTCTGTTGTCGTAATTAGTAGGGTTTGAAGGAATTATGAATGGAAAGAAATTGTCAAGTGTAGAATTGGAAAATTGAGTTATTGGTAACCAATTTCCAAATTCTTGATATAGCAGATAATTACATGAGAAACAGAGTTTTCAACAGAAAAGGGGCCCTCATATTAATTTGTAGAATAGTTTTAGCTCCAATAGAACAAAATCATAGAAACTCAGACACAATGTGGAACTTGTTAGGTGGTTAAGGTGCTTCAATGCTTGTGAGACATAGatggtcttttttttctttttctttttttttttaaattattattagcgGGTGTTTTtagaataattgttaataaaatatttaagtaaagttttgacaccactttcgtgagaaatataaaaaaccataaaaaaaattaatttcttttttctctttccaaaaaagttttcaaaaatatttcataaactaatgcccttagggcatacattaactttttcccttttttttttattaccactattataattaaattgaataaaaagttGTACAGGACCTATAGCAATTTTGTCTATCAGATAAcatattctattattattaatttatttgtagcTATTAAAAAAGTTATGGTGACTATCACAAGATCAAACCAATTTGCAAAGTTTGGAGAGATGCAAAATTTATTTGGCCACATGAATGGAGGTACTTCTTGACCAAATTCATATCCCAGGATTTTTGGCCACATCAATGGATTCGAAATTGAGGCATTTCAAATCTAttgattcaaaatcaaaatcaaaatccatatccaaattcaagttttcaaacACAACTTGCAATTAGATGACCTTTCTAAATTCTTGTTACATAATGTAattacaagagaaaaatattcaaacaaaGATGGTTCCTCATTCTATAAGAGGACCTAGTTGTGAATCAATGAATGCCTTTCTAAATTCTTGTTAGATAATGTAattacaagagaaaaatattcaaacaaaGATGGTTCCTCATTCTATAAGAGGACCTAGTTGTGAATCAATGAATGTTGTTGTATTTGCAATTAGACATTCGAGACAATGCAAAATTCGTTACCACATTGaaggccattttttttttgataaatcaaaGTAATGACtgttgactctctctctctctctttgcaaaAGCGTATCTaagcaaaaagagaaagaagaatgaTGCCCGGGACTATCCAAGAGGCAAAAGCAAAGcataaatagaaagaaaagaaaaaagaaaaaagcagtGTAGGGCAGTTGAAATCAAACTTCtcgaatttttttataaaaatatgctCTTGCAACTAAATTGAAGATTATAAAAATTCTCAAAAGCACTACAAGCTAaaactatctctctctctctatctcgaCCTTCCTCTGCCTTTCTCAATGGGAAATTGCTTTAGGATATCCCGTGACACATCACCTCCACAACAATTTCCAAAGAGTACCCAAGGATGATTTAGCCCGAatccattataaaaaaaaaaataaaaaaaaaaataaaaagccattctttctatctcttttaCTCTAGTTCTACACATGGTGTtgtacatattttgaaaatctaaccatcgaattgcatattcttaatgtttttaatatatatgttaaatttcTTTCAAATCGGATGTTAATTACTATtcgatctataaattttttttatacataatttaagacaacaaaaacttaaaattaacaaatttattgatgacatagctattgatctttgaacttcttgaaattttatatgtaTGAAAGATATGATAAGAAAATGCAATCTAACTGtggttttgtcaaaatttacattcaataaaaaaatataaggagAGTTTGAAGAATTTCTTTCCAAACTCGTTTGGAGATAAACTTTCTACATAGTCATTTAACAAAGAGGAGAGATGAACACATGCACTGAAGGTTGTgaagttagaaaaataaattaagacgAAAGCAAGTAAAGATGAGGCATGAAGAAAATGTTGATGGTAGTCTTTGTCCGACGATGGTGGTACTAGTACGGCAACTGgccaaagaagaagatgataatGGTGGTGGTGTTGCACTAAAGGATTGTTTTGCTAAGGATTTGTCATTTGTAATTGTccttttggtattttttttttagactggATTTGTCATTTGTCTAAGGGATTTTCTTATTATCTAGGTTTATGAATTGTTTTATTGGTTAGTCTAAAAGATTTTCTTGATATTCTTGGGGCAATTGAGCAAAGGGattgtttgataaaaaataaaaaataaaaaatgaaaaatttctTGTGTCAATTTGTAAAACAATATGGAGAGAGAGGGACAAAGTCAAAAATTTTGTGTAGCTATATACTAGTCGTTCTGGGGCAATGGCCCCCTAAGCCCACACGTTCCGTCCCTGCTGACCCAGCAACACGTGCAAAGTCTCACCACCTTAAAATAAAGCCACACCTACTCGATGTTAGGTGCACCACCATCAGTGCTTCTGAAGGATTGGGGCTTGAGTTGGGCCTAACTCATCTCATTGTCATTGAGTTTCTCTCAAAGTGAGGCCAGCCCACTAACACGACTACCCCATACGAATTTACACCCAGGTCCAGAAATACTTAGGCTTAACCAACTCAAGCCCAACATAATTTTAGGTCCAAACCCTTTTAACTTGCAAACATTCAGCCAGATCTCTCTTAAAACATTAACACtcacacttaaaaattaaaacccaatcAGCCCACACTCATATAAAGCCCaaattataaatcaaatgatgaCATGACATTTTCATTAGTGAAATTACATGAcatttttaattcaaatgaTGACATGACATTTTTATTAGTGAGCTAATaagtaaaaatcaaattgattgctaccaaattaattgtgactttatgatattttttattactaaaatttttttatagcatCAAACAACTCTTTAAATCTTTTTGGTTagtgtataatttattttggattaataattattaattatcatGTTACGCAACATAAAAGaagacttttgtttttttgttaaattaaagaagacttttgtttttttgt
This genomic stretch from Quercus lobata isolate SW786 chromosome 3, ValleyOak3.0 Primary Assembly, whole genome shotgun sequence harbors:
- the LOC115979686 gene encoding secreted acidic protein 1A-like, which translates into the protein MGLIVLPIFYDVDPTDVRKQTGTFKQAFTNHQECFKDNIEKVEIWRATLRKVADISGWHLQNRHEAEFIQDIVNEIMEKLSSKSSSSFASVQKRGFSLVYEQDKEELNQAIAQSSSRVITYEGWDGVHHGFDNSTSSCDDYSDIEPEESDLFSYNDVDKYGIGGDDVYAAGDGDDDDDDDDDDDDDDAYADDDVYVDDDAYAEDDDDDDY